Proteins found in one Herbiconiux sp. A18JL235 genomic segment:
- a CDS encoding phosphotransferase, protein MSVSPMRTTSSRQVRPAVADWIRSQRWYSSHANEPSFTRVGLWSLTDHRHQVDLEVHLVLDQSAPSPTLYQVPLSFRSAPLLGGDRALVERASVDGKMVHVYDGPHDPAFTRALLALMLDDDSAPGELADGVEIEGHHALTSTEVRVADSHVLRGEQSNTSIVYELVHPNGKPAGPVICKVFRALSDGANPDVTVQSALSDAGSRLVPRAVGNLSGRWGDPRVAGGRASGHLAFVQEFIPEVEDAWRVALRAAEAGESFSALAFALGEATAQVHVELARLFPAREATRSDIEGILGSMRLRAAQAYADVPALAAEGEAVEEVFGLAERASWPAFQRIHGDYHLGQVLAVPGRGWVLLDFEGEPLRPLAERSEPDVTLRDVAGMLRSFDYVAGSLAGTANAERAREWAHEAREAFIDGYSSRSGVELGAQRALLDAFELDKALYEVGYEARNRPDWLPIPTGAIRHLAHRPRA, encoded by the coding sequence ATGAGCGTCTCCCCGATGCGCACCACGTCGTCCCGGCAGGTCAGGCCCGCGGTCGCGGACTGGATCCGCAGCCAACGCTGGTACTCCAGCCATGCGAACGAACCCTCCTTCACCCGGGTCGGGCTCTGGTCGCTCACCGACCACCGGCACCAGGTCGATCTCGAGGTGCACCTCGTGCTCGACCAGTCGGCTCCCTCCCCCACGCTCTACCAGGTGCCGCTGTCGTTCCGGTCGGCACCGCTGCTCGGCGGCGACCGCGCCCTCGTCGAACGCGCCAGCGTCGACGGCAAGATGGTCCACGTCTACGACGGCCCTCACGATCCCGCCTTCACGCGCGCCCTGCTCGCCCTCATGCTCGACGACGACTCCGCCCCGGGCGAGCTCGCCGACGGGGTCGAGATCGAGGGTCACCACGCCCTCACCAGCACCGAGGTGCGGGTCGCCGACTCGCACGTTCTTCGCGGCGAACAGTCGAACACCTCGATCGTCTACGAGCTCGTGCACCCGAACGGCAAACCCGCCGGTCCTGTGATCTGCAAGGTGTTCCGTGCGCTCAGCGACGGCGCCAACCCCGACGTCACCGTGCAGTCCGCGCTCTCCGATGCCGGATCGCGGCTCGTCCCCCGCGCGGTCGGCAACCTCAGCGGCCGGTGGGGCGACCCGCGTGTTGCAGGGGGGCGCGCATCCGGCCACCTGGCGTTCGTGCAGGAGTTCATTCCCGAGGTCGAGGACGCCTGGCGCGTCGCGCTGCGCGCCGCCGAGGCGGGCGAGTCGTTCTCGGCACTCGCCTTCGCCCTGGGCGAGGCGACCGCCCAGGTGCACGTCGAGCTGGCGCGGCTGTTCCCCGCGCGGGAGGCGACGCGGTCAGACATCGAGGGCATCCTCGGCAGCATGCGGCTGCGCGCCGCTCAGGCCTACGCCGATGTTCCGGCCCTCGCTGCCGAGGGCGAGGCGGTCGAGGAGGTGTTCGGCCTCGCCGAACGGGCGAGCTGGCCGGCCTTCCAGCGCATCCACGGCGACTACCACCTCGGGCAGGTGCTCGCGGTGCCCGGTCGGGGCTGGGTGCTGCTCGATTTCGAGGGCGAGCCGTTGCGCCCGCTCGCCGAGCGCAGCGAACCGGATGTGACGCTCCGCGACGTTGCCGGGATGCTGCGCTCCTTCGACTACGTCGCGGGCTCGCTGGCCGGCACCGCGAACGCGGAGCGGGCGCGTGAGTGGGCGCACGAGGCGCGAGAGGCGTTCATCGACGGGTACAGCTCTCGGTCGGGAGTCGAGCTGGGTGCACAGCGCGCACTCCTCGACGCGTTCGAGCTCGACAAGGCGCTCTACGAGGTCGGGTACGAGGCACGCAATCGCCCCGACTGGCTCCCCATCCCCACCGGCGCCATCCGCCATCTCGCCCACCGACCCCGCGCCTGA
- the serS gene encoding serine--tRNA ligase, producing MIDPVLLREQPDVVRNSQRARGSSLALVDAALEADTERRSAIGEFESLRAEQNAFSKQVAAAPKEEKKALVAQAQELAARVKAANQRATDAENAFTETARQIQNIVIDGVPEGGEENFVTLREVGTRPEFDFTPRDHVELGESLQLFDLARGAKVSGARFYFLTGMGARLELALMNLALDRALAAGFTPLITPTLVRPETMDGTGFLGEHADEVYYLEADELFLTGTSEVALAGFHMGEILDLSKGSKRYAGWSTCYRREAGSHGKDTRGILRVHQFNKLEMFSYVLPENAEAEHEALLAYQEGMLTDLGLSYRVIDVAAGDLGSSAARKFDTEAWVPSQETYRELTSTSNCTTYQARRLDTRYRTESGKTAPVATLNGTLATTRWIVALLETHQQADGSVVIPEVLRPYLGGAEIIEAP from the coding sequence GTGATCGATCCCGTCCTCTTGCGTGAACAGCCCGATGTCGTCAGGAATTCGCAGCGCGCCAGGGGCTCCTCGCTCGCCCTCGTCGACGCCGCCCTCGAGGCCGACACCGAGCGCCGCAGCGCCATCGGCGAGTTCGAATCGCTGCGGGCCGAGCAGAACGCGTTCAGCAAGCAGGTCGCCGCCGCGCCCAAGGAGGAGAAGAAGGCCCTCGTCGCCCAGGCCCAAGAGCTCGCCGCACGCGTGAAGGCCGCCAACCAGCGGGCGACGGATGCGGAGAACGCCTTCACCGAGACGGCCCGCCAGATTCAGAACATCGTCATCGACGGTGTGCCCGAGGGCGGGGAGGAGAACTTCGTCACCCTGCGCGAGGTCGGCACCCGCCCCGAGTTCGACTTCACCCCGCGCGACCACGTCGAGCTCGGCGAGTCGCTGCAGCTGTTCGACCTTGCGCGCGGCGCGAAGGTGTCGGGGGCGCGGTTCTACTTCCTCACCGGCATGGGGGCGCGCCTCGAGCTCGCGCTCATGAACCTCGCGCTCGACCGGGCGCTCGCCGCGGGCTTCACGCCCCTCATCACCCCCACCCTGGTGCGCCCCGAGACGATGGACGGCACGGGCTTCCTCGGCGAGCACGCCGACGAGGTCTACTACCTCGAGGCCGACGAGCTCTTCCTCACCGGCACCAGCGAGGTGGCTCTGGCGGGGTTCCACATGGGGGAGATCCTCGACCTGTCGAAGGGGTCGAAGCGCTACGCCGGCTGGTCGACCTGCTACCGGCGCGAGGCGGGGTCGCACGGCAAAGACACCCGCGGCATCCTGCGCGTGCACCAGTTCAACAAGCTGGAGATGTTCAGCTACGTGCTGCCCGAGAACGCCGAGGCCGAGCACGAGGCGCTGCTGGCCTATCAGGAGGGCATGCTCACCGACCTGGGGCTCAGCTACCGGGTCATCGACGTCGCCGCCGGCGATCTGGGGTCGAGCGCCGCGCGCAAATTCGACACCGAGGCGTGGGTGCCGTCGCAGGAGACCTACCGCGAGCTCACCTCCACCTCGAACTGCACCACCTACCAGGCGCGCCGACTCGACACCCGCTACCGCACCGAGTCGGGCAAGACCGCCCCGGTCGCCACCCTCAACGGCACGCTCGCCACCACGCGGTGGATCGTCGCGCTGCTCGAGACGCACCAGCAGGCCGACGGGTCGGTGGTCATCCCCGAGGTGCTGCGGCCCTACCTCGGCGGTGCCGAGATCATCGAGGCGCCGTGA
- a CDS encoding HAD family hydrolase: MSAAFFSDIDGTLLGADREVSARTVSAIRRVIAAGYPFVLCSSRPPASMRLLEEPWAGASDTPLPLIAYNGGLVLLEDGTTAADVRLAASDALAIFDACARLGVHGSFYSGDDWFAWADDRWAAREIENTKVTPRVEDAAWYRSSGTLDAAPPHKVMCMGAADSLDGIEALVASLPDAVGYRSKPTYLEIAAAGCSKGTGAAVVAAHLGVPLSDCVFFGDNYNDLPAFEVVGTAVAVANARPEVLAATPTHTATHHADGVATYLTDWLAARA, encoded by the coding sequence TTGAGTGCGGCGTTCTTCTCCGACATCGACGGGACGTTGCTCGGGGCGGATCGGGAGGTGTCCGCTCGCACGGTCTCAGCGATTCGGCGGGTGATCGCGGCGGGGTATCCGTTCGTGCTGTGTTCGTCGAGGCCGCCCGCGTCGATGCGGTTGCTGGAGGAGCCGTGGGCGGGTGCGTCTGACACGCCCCTGCCGCTGATCGCCTACAACGGCGGGCTGGTGCTGCTCGAAGACGGAACCACGGCGGCAGACGTGCGGCTGGCCGCATCCGATGCCCTCGCGATCTTCGACGCCTGCGCGCGGCTCGGCGTGCACGGCAGCTTCTACTCGGGCGACGACTGGTTCGCCTGGGCCGACGACAGGTGGGCGGCGCGCGAGATCGAGAACACGAAGGTGACGCCGCGGGTGGAGGACGCCGCGTGGTACCGCTCGTCGGGAACCCTCGACGCGGCGCCGCCGCACAAGGTGATGTGCATGGGCGCTGCCGACTCTCTCGACGGGATCGAGGCGCTCGTGGCATCGCTGCCCGACGCCGTCGGCTACCGCTCGAAGCCCACCTACCTCGAGATCGCCGCCGCCGGATGCTCGAAGGGCACGGGCGCCGCCGTGGTCGCCGCGCACCTCGGCGTGCCCCTCTCCGACTGCGTCTTCTTCGGCGACAACTACAACGACCTCCCCGCCTTCGAGGTCGTGGGCACCGCTGTCGCCGTCGCGAACGCCCGCCCCGAGGTTCTCGCGGCCACCCCCACTCATACCGCGACCCACCACGCCGACGGCGTCGCCACCTACCTCACCGACTGGCTCGCCGCTCGCGCCTGA
- the pgm gene encoding phosphoglucomutase (alpha-D-glucose-1,6-bisphosphate-dependent) encodes MHERAGTVALPEDLIDVDALVSAYYELHPDVDDPEQKVIFGTSGHRGSSLKTAFNEDHIAAITQAIVEYRAAQGITGPLFIGRDTHGLSAPAEHTALEVLNANGVTVWNDSRGSWTPTPAVSHAILKYNSEGHDDQADGIVVTPSHNPPADGGFKYNPPHGGPADSDATGWIANRANELIAGGLVDVKRVERGAGVATAGYDFREHYVADLVNVIDLDAIAKSKIHIGADPLGGASVEYWELIRDRYGLNMEVVNETVDPRWAFMTLDWDGKIRMDCSSPYAMASLVASRDRYDIATGNDADADRHGVVTPDAGIMNPNHYLAVAIQYLYSRREGWQPDAAIGKTLVSSSMIDRVAGSLGRTLWEVPVGFKWFVPGLIDGSVGFGGEESAGASFLRFDGSVWTTDKDGILLALLASEILAVTGKTPSQLYAELTEEFGSPVYERVDAPASKAQKAVLAKLDGEAITATELAGDPIVAKLSHAPGNGAAVGGVKVVTERAWFAARPSGTEDVYKIYAESFVGPEHLAEVQAEAKRIVDAALGA; translated from the coding sequence ATGCATGAGCGCGCCGGCACCGTGGCCCTTCCTGAAGACCTGATCGACGTCGACGCCCTGGTGAGCGCGTACTACGAGCTGCACCCCGACGTCGACGACCCCGAGCAGAAGGTGATCTTCGGCACGAGCGGTCACCGCGGTTCGTCGCTGAAGACCGCGTTCAACGAAGACCACATCGCCGCCATCACGCAGGCGATCGTGGAGTACCGCGCGGCGCAGGGCATCACCGGCCCGCTGTTCATCGGTCGCGACACGCACGGCCTGTCGGCCCCGGCGGAGCACACGGCGCTCGAGGTGCTGAACGCGAACGGCGTGACGGTGTGGAACGACTCGCGCGGCAGCTGGACGCCGACGCCCGCCGTCTCGCACGCGATCCTGAAGTACAACAGCGAGGGCCACGACGACCAGGCCGACGGCATCGTCGTGACCCCGAGCCACAACCCGCCTGCCGACGGCGGCTTCAAGTACAACCCGCCGCACGGCGGCCCCGCCGACTCCGACGCCACGGGCTGGATCGCGAACCGCGCCAACGAGCTCATCGCCGGCGGCCTCGTCGACGTCAAGCGTGTGGAGCGTGGCGCGGGTGTCGCGACCGCGGGCTACGACTTCCGCGAGCACTACGTCGCCGACCTGGTGAACGTGATCGACCTCGACGCCATCGCGAAGTCGAAGATCCACATCGGCGCCGACCCGCTCGGCGGCGCCTCCGTCGAGTACTGGGAGCTCATCCGCGACCGCTACGGCCTCAACATGGAGGTCGTCAACGAGACCGTCGACCCCCGCTGGGCCTTCATGACGCTCGACTGGGACGGCAAGATCCGCATGGACTGCAGCTCCCCCTACGCCATGGCCTCCCTCGTCGCGAGCCGCGACAGGTACGACATCGCCACCGGCAACGACGCGGATGCCGACCGCCACGGCGTGGTCACCCCCGACGCCGGCATCATGAACCCGAATCACTACCTGGCCGTCGCGATCCAGTACCTCTACTCGCGGCGCGAGGGGTGGCAGCCGGATGCGGCGATCGGCAAGACCCTCGTCTCCAGCTCCATGATCGACCGGGTCGCCGGCTCGCTCGGCCGCACCCTCTGGGAGGTGCCGGTGGGGTTCAAATGGTTCGTGCCCGGGCTCATCGACGGCTCGGTGGGCTTCGGCGGCGAGGAGTCGGCGGGCGCATCCTTCCTGCGCTTCGACGGCTCGGTGTGGACGACCGACAAAGACGGCATCCTGCTCGCGCTGCTGGCCTCCGAGATCCTCGCGGTGACGGGAAAGACCCCGTCGCAGCTGTACGCCGAGCTCACCGAGGAGTTCGGGTCGCCGGTCTACGAGCGCGTCGACGCCCCCGCGTCGAAGGCGCAGAAGGCGGTGCTGGCGAAGCTCGACGGCGAGGCGATCACGGCGACCGAGCTCGCGGGAGACCCCATCGTCGCGAAGCTGTCGCACGCTCCCGGCAACGGTGCGGCCGTGGGTGGCGTGAAGGTCGTCACCGAGCGCGCCTGGTTCGCGGCCCGCCCGTCGGGCACCGAGGACGTGTACAAGATCTACGCCGAGAGCTTCGTGGGCCCCGAGCATCTCGCCGAGGTGCAGGCCGAGGCCAAGCGCATCGTCGATGCGGCGCTCGGCGCGTAG
- a CDS encoding BLUF domain-containing protein, which translates to MTRKDAGTALLSVVYSSTAVVPFGDDDLFELLEHSRENNARDGLTGMLLYRDERFLQVLEGPEEAVRRRVEVIRDDARHTRFWVLIEELSDARHFPDWTMGFPAHSAPEAVPGYLASFASADAADAAGAADADADAEADTEAEADAEAALRQLIGFFEDPANRR; encoded by the coding sequence ATGACGCGTAAAGACGCCGGCACGGCGCTGCTCTCGGTGGTCTATTCGAGCACGGCGGTGGTGCCGTTCGGCGACGACGACCTCTTCGAGCTGCTCGAGCACAGCCGCGAGAACAACGCCCGCGACGGGCTGACGGGCATGCTGCTGTACCGCGACGAGCGGTTCCTGCAGGTGCTCGAGGGGCCGGAGGAGGCCGTGCGGCGGCGGGTGGAGGTCATCCGCGACGACGCCAGGCACACCCGGTTCTGGGTGCTGATCGAAGAGCTGTCGGATGCGCGGCACTTCCCCGACTGGACCATGGGGTTCCCCGCTCACTCGGCCCCCGAGGCGGTGCCGGGGTATCTGGCGTCGTTCGCGAGCGCCGACGCGGCCGACGCCGCGGGTGCGGCCGACGCCGACGCCGACGCTGAGGCAGACACCGAGGCGGAGGCCGACGCCGAGGCGGCGCTGCGCCAGCTCATCGGCTTCTTCGAAGACCCCGCGAATCGCCGCTGA
- a CDS encoding SRPBCC family protein produces the protein MSNPVTIDAPEGLPFIEIVREFDAPVEAVFAAYADPELVRQWVGPNGYETTIDVYSLETGGRWRYVQRNPAGDEFAFNGVFHRVVPGDEIVQTFEWEGLPEYVSIERLLFAALEGGRTRVTGWSVFPSVESRDGMVQNGMEHGVVEGYERLDALLAA, from the coding sequence ATGAGCAACCCCGTCACCATCGACGCCCCGGAGGGTCTCCCTTTCATCGAGATCGTGCGCGAGTTCGATGCTCCGGTCGAGGCGGTGTTCGCCGCCTACGCCGACCCCGAGCTGGTGCGGCAGTGGGTAGGCCCGAACGGGTACGAGACCACGATCGACGTGTACTCCCTCGAGACCGGTGGGCGCTGGCGCTACGTGCAGCGGAACCCCGCGGGCGACGAGTTCGCGTTCAACGGAGTGTTCCACCGGGTCGTGCCGGGCGATGAGATCGTGCAGACCTTCGAGTGGGAGGGGCTTCCCGAGTACGTGTCGATCGAGCGGCTGCTGTTCGCGGCGCTGGAGGGCGGGCGCACGCGCGTCACCGGGTGGAGCGTGTTCCCGAGCGTGGAGTCGCGCGACGGCATGGTGCAGAACGGCATGGAGCACGGCGTCGTCGAGGGCTACGAGCGCCTCGACGCCCTCCTGGCAGCCTGA
- a CDS encoding HAD family hydrolase yields the protein MSGDVTDAGAAGRASVDPDSAAPAQRWLVALDIDGTVLHEDGSLSDIVGAEVRRVVAEGNEVMLATGRSVSSTLPVLQLLDIAPEYVVCANGAITMKRDPEAPLGYRQEHVEIFDPGPVLTTIKAHLADALFAVEDAHGHFLYTESFPDSVLGSGNRQVAFEELLGIEATRVVVISPDHDMEDFLAVVDRMGLHRVSYSIGWTAWLDIAPDGVNKATGLERVREHLGIPRTHVMAIGDGRNDVDMFRWAGAEGRAVAMGQAPADVIAASTETTSTLDADGVAAALSTL from the coding sequence GTGAGCGGCGACGTGACGGATGCGGGGGCCGCAGGTCGCGCATCCGTCGACCCGGACTCGGCCGCCCCGGCACAGCGCTGGCTCGTCGCGCTCGACATCGACGGCACCGTGCTGCACGAAGACGGGTCGCTGAGCGACATCGTCGGTGCCGAGGTGCGGCGCGTGGTCGCGGAGGGCAACGAGGTCATGCTCGCCACCGGGCGTTCGGTGTCGTCGACCCTGCCGGTGCTTCAGCTGCTCGACATCGCCCCTGAGTACGTGGTGTGTGCGAACGGTGCCATCACCATGAAGCGCGACCCCGAGGCGCCGCTCGGCTACCGGCAGGAGCACGTCGAGATCTTCGATCCCGGCCCCGTGCTCACCACCATCAAGGCGCACCTGGCCGATGCACTGTTCGCCGTCGAAGACGCGCACGGGCATTTCCTCTACACGGAGTCGTTCCCCGACTCGGTACTGGGCTCCGGCAACCGCCAGGTGGCGTTCGAGGAGCTGCTCGGCATCGAGGCGACCCGTGTCGTCGTCATCTCGCCCGACCACGACATGGAAGACTTCCTCGCCGTCGTCGACCGCATGGGCCTGCACCGGGTGAGCTACTCCATCGGCTGGACGGCCTGGCTCGACATCGCCCCCGACGGCGTGAACAAGGCCACCGGTCTCGAGCGGGTGCGCGAGCACCTCGGCATCCCGCGCACCCACGTCATGGCCATCGGCGACGGCCGCAACGACGTCGACATGTTCCGCTGGGCCGGCGCCGAGGGCCGCGCCGTCGCCATGGGCCAGGCCCCCGCCGACGTCATCGCCGCCTCCACCGAGACCACCTCCACCCTCGACGCCGACGGCGTCGCCGCCGCCCTCTCCACCCTCTAG
- a CDS encoding diacylglycerol kinase family protein: MDEHSHAGAGEKSSRDGGVESGLRHAAIVVNPVKVDASKLRMLVKAAEEHAGWGETRWYETTVDDAGAEVTRRAVAAGASVVMAAGGDGTVRAVAEGLRGSTTALGLLPVGTGNLLARNLGLNLTNVEQAIGTVFDGVDRAIDVGVSVFTRENGEVDENVFIVMAGLGLDAKMIAKTNTRLKKRVGWLAYVDGIGRALPELKPVKLRFRVDGGPWKSTSAHTVIVGNCGVLPGGFLLIPDAKPDDGLLDIVALRPEGPFGWLKVWNKIAFENGVLRRSAAGRRIIDLNNDVRSVRYSTAREFELTLDGHEEIQLDGDAWGRASAVHTWVEPAALLVRVPRGG, translated from the coding sequence GTGGATGAGCATTCGCACGCGGGGGCTGGGGAGAAGTCATCCCGTGACGGGGGCGTCGAGAGCGGCCTGAGGCACGCCGCCATCGTCGTGAACCCCGTGAAGGTCGACGCTTCGAAGCTCCGGATGCTCGTCAAGGCCGCCGAAGAGCACGCCGGCTGGGGAGAGACCCGCTGGTACGAGACGACGGTCGACGACGCCGGGGCCGAGGTGACCCGCCGTGCGGTGGCGGCAGGAGCATCCGTCGTCATGGCTGCGGGCGGCGACGGAACCGTGCGCGCCGTCGCCGAAGGGCTCCGCGGGTCGACCACGGCCCTCGGCCTCCTGCCCGTCGGCACCGGCAACCTGCTCGCCCGCAACCTCGGGCTCAACCTCACGAACGTCGAGCAGGCGATCGGCACCGTGTTCGACGGCGTCGACCGAGCGATCGACGTGGGCGTCTCGGTGTTCACGCGGGAGAACGGCGAGGTCGACGAGAACGTGTTCATCGTGATGGCGGGGCTCGGCCTCGACGCGAAGATGATCGCGAAGACCAACACGCGGCTGAAGAAGAGGGTGGGGTGGCTCGCCTACGTCGACGGCATCGGGCGCGCGCTGCCCGAGCTCAAGCCGGTGAAGCTGCGGTTCAGGGTGGACGGCGGGCCGTGGAAGTCGACGAGCGCGCACACCGTCATCGTGGGCAACTGCGGGGTGCTACCCGGGGGCTTCCTGCTCATCCCCGATGCGAAGCCCGACGACGGGCTGCTCGACATCGTGGCGTTACGGCCCGAGGGGCCGTTCGGGTGGCTGAAGGTGTGGAACAAGATCGCGTTCGAGAACGGGGTGCTGCGGCGTTCGGCGGCGGGCCGGCGCATCATCGACCTCAACAACGACGTGCGATCGGTGCGCTACAGCACCGCGCGCGAGTTCGAGCTGACGCTCGACGGACACGAGGAGATCCAGCTCGACGGCGACGCCTGGGGCCGCGCCAGCGCCGTGCACACCTGGGTGGAGCCCGCGGCGCTCCTCGTGCGCGTGCCGCGCGGGGGTTGA
- a CDS encoding DUF5997 family protein, producing MNAEKTPQTMKPTTAAKKLGIYLPAAPADFQEAPVSRATLNELLESPPEWLVELRRTGPHPRDIVARKLGVSISGLARAGVTEALTTDEITALLQAPPEWLVNERRIQAEVRAENRRVKDVKLGKAAAAADRSTEG from the coding sequence ATGAACGCCGAGAAGACACCGCAGACCATGAAGCCCACCACAGCGGCCAAGAAGCTCGGCATCTACCTGCCCGCGGCACCCGCCGATTTCCAGGAGGCACCCGTGTCGCGGGCGACCCTGAACGAGCTCCTCGAGTCGCCCCCTGAGTGGCTGGTGGAGTTGCGGCGCACCGGCCCGCACCCGCGAGACATCGTGGCGCGCAAGCTCGGGGTGTCGATCTCGGGCCTGGCGCGAGCGGGGGTCACCGAGGCCCTCACCACCGACGAGATCACGGCGTTGCTTCAGGCTCCGCCGGAGTGGCTCGTGAACGAGCGCCGCATCCAGGCCGAGGTGCGCGCCGAGAACCGCCGCGTCAAAGACGTGAAGCTCGGTAAGGCCGCGGCCGCGGCCGACCGCTCCACCGAGGGCTAG
- a CDS encoding LysR family transcriptional regulator substrate-binding protein: MTPEQSKAHQSLRVVFAPGVTPAKWFRIWEQRLPDVPLDVAPIDSLPDATSLAVGALRDDTADVALIRLPLPEAERAEGAAARLHAIPLYTEQPVVVVPKDHEIALVESISLAEIAELGRLDEAEGRPGVSYLEVAAGAPGGTDAMELVSAGVGFVIAPKPVARLYSRRDVVARELVGEGSEAHERRVVLVWRADLDPDRAALVDEFMGIVRGRTANSTRGADTVAAIEREKARKPTAAAKEKAAEARAAKSRAGGGGGAGGSAASKKRAQPGRTRPTPRGKGRRSR, from the coding sequence ATGACCCCCGAGCAGTCGAAGGCCCACCAGTCGCTGCGGGTCGTCTTCGCCCCCGGAGTGACCCCCGCCAAGTGGTTCCGCATCTGGGAGCAACGCCTCCCCGACGTCCCGCTCGACGTCGCACCCATCGACTCGCTGCCCGACGCCACGTCGCTCGCCGTCGGCGCACTGCGAGACGACACCGCCGATGTCGCGCTCATCCGTCTTCCCCTCCCCGAGGCCGAACGAGCCGAGGGCGCCGCTGCCCGCCTCCACGCCATCCCCCTCTACACCGAGCAGCCCGTCGTCGTCGTGCCGAAAGATCACGAGATCGCGCTCGTCGAGAGCATCTCGCTCGCCGAGATCGCCGAGCTGGGCCGCCTCGACGAAGCAGAGGGACGGCCAGGGGTGAGCTACCTCGAGGTGGCTGCCGGAGCACCCGGCGGCACGGATGCGATGGAGCTCGTCTCCGCCGGCGTCGGCTTCGTCATCGCCCCGAAGCCGGTGGCGCGACTGTACTCGCGACGCGACGTGGTGGCGCGCGAGCTGGTGGGCGAAGGATCGGAGGCGCACGAGCGCCGCGTCGTCCTGGTCTGGCGGGCCGACCTCGACCCCGATCGGGCAGCTCTCGTCGACGAGTTCATGGGCATCGTGCGCGGGCGCACCGCGAACAGCACCCGCGGTGCCGACACCGTCGCCGCGATAGAACGCGAGAAGGCGCGCAAGCCCACCGCCGCGGCCAAGGAGAAGGCGGCCGAGGCCCGCGCCGCGAAGTCCCGCGCGGGTGGCGGGGGTGGTGCCGGAGGCTCGGCCGCGTCGAAGAAGCGCGCCCAGCCCGGCCGCACCCGCCCGACCCCACGCGGCAAGGGCCGCCGCTCCCGCTGA
- the pheA gene encoding prephenate dehydratase, with the protein MSETYSYLGPSGTFTEAALAQVPEAAGKPWRSVNNVGEALDDVVSGRSTAAMIAIENSIEGGVTATLDALANIPGLRIVGEYLVKVQFVLVARPGTTLADVRVVNAHPVAYAQTRRWLDTHVPSHGHIPSSSNVAAALSLFENEHADAAVAPPQIVGQGDFEVLASGISDNANAVTRFVLVSRGASLPAATGADKTSIIAELPSDRSGALLELLEQFSTRGVNLSLLQSRPIGDALGRYRFVIDADGHITDERVADALLGVRRFSPKVIFLGSYPRADKAQVEYVSRYDNEVFIEARDWLRGLIAGEPEGLGG; encoded by the coding sequence ATGTCAGAGACCTACAGCTACCTGGGGCCCTCCGGCACCTTCACCGAGGCCGCGCTCGCGCAGGTGCCCGAAGCGGCGGGCAAGCCCTGGCGGTCGGTGAACAACGTGGGCGAGGCCCTCGACGACGTGGTCTCCGGCCGGTCGACAGCGGCCATGATCGCCATCGAGAACTCCATCGAGGGCGGGGTGACGGCGACCCTCGACGCGCTCGCGAACATCCCCGGCCTCCGCATCGTCGGCGAGTACCTCGTGAAGGTGCAGTTCGTGCTGGTGGCGAGACCCGGAACGACGCTGGCGGATGTGCGGGTCGTCAACGCGCATCCGGTCGCCTACGCGCAGACCAGGCGCTGGCTCGACACCCACGTGCCCTCGCACGGGCACATCCCGTCGTCGTCGAACGTGGCGGCGGCTCTGTCGCTGTTCGAGAACGAGCACGCCGACGCCGCCGTGGCACCGCCGCAGATCGTGGGGCAGGGCGACTTCGAGGTGCTCGCCTCGGGCATCAGCGACAACGCCAACGCGGTCACCCGCTTCGTGCTCGTGTCGCGCGGAGCGAGCCTGCCGGCGGCCACCGGCGCCGACAAGACGAGCATCATCGCCGAGCTGCCCTCCGACCGCTCGGGTGCTCTGCTCGAACTGCTCGAGCAGTTCTCGACCCGGGGCGTGAACCTGTCCCTGCTGCAGTCGCGGCCCATCGGCGACGCGCTCGGGCGATACCGCTTCGTCATCGACGCCGACGGGCACATCACCGACGAGCGGGTGGCGGATGCGCTGCTCGGTGTGCGCAGGTTCAGCCCGAAGGTCATCTTCCTGGGCTCCTACCCGCGCGCCGACAAGGCGCAGGTGGAGTACGTGTCGCGCTACGACAACGAGGTGTTCATCGAGGCGCGCGACTGGTTGCGGGGGCTGATCGCGGGGGAGCCGGAAGGGCTCGGGGGTTGA